The stretch of DNA AGAAATGACGTCCTTCTCAGAGTGCTGTACCGAGGGTGCGTGATGCCAGCCTGCCTCACCCTGATGGCCGAGTTTGCCACGCGGATGAGGTGGTTTCACCACTGAAAAGCGGTTAccactttttttaaagttaacgAACATGTCGAAGCTGATACTTTGATCCTAGTGAAATCTCCAAGGAAGCTAATTTAAGTATAAGACACACtaggtaaaaaggaaaaaggcgAAAGTAGTTATCCCGAGCTAAACTAATCGAAGGAAAGCAGGAGTCAATTTCAAGTCGGAGTCTAGGGACGAAGAGGGTCATTTCGTGATGACACAGAGGTCAGCCACTCAAGAGCATGCACGATGTGAGCGCAGGTCTCAAAGCACAGCAGCAAAAGCTGAGAGAGCTGCAAGGAACAATTACAGGTGAATGTGAATCTGCAGTCAGAGGTTTCGACACCACTATTAAgaatttgcttgcttgcttgatAGGGGTGTGGAAACCTCTGACtgcctctgtagcccaggctcaaatgcagtggcacaatcagggctcactgcagccttgacttcatgggctcaagaaatcctcctgcctcagcctcccaggtagcaggcacatgccaccatgcatggctaattttttgatttttttataaagatggtgtctcactttgttgcccaggctggtctctcagtAATTAGCAGAGCAAGTAGACAGAAAGTGGGTGATAATTTAGACTACTCAATAACACAGTCGTTACCATTTATAGGGCGATCCACTGAGCAGCAGAACACAGATTCAAGTGCACATACAACTGCCAACCATTGTTGGGGCCGTGAATGAGTCTCAATAAATTTGAAAGGATCCAAAACATAGACTATGTCCTCTCACAACAATGGATTTAAATTAATGATCAATAGCAGAAAGGGCTCTGGAAAACACCcaaatatctgaaaatgaaatagcGTCCTTCTAAACTCatggatcaaaaaaaaaaatcagagggaaaattgtaaattattataaacttaatggaaacaaaaatacaatatgtCAAAATTTCTGGGATGCAGTTAAAGCTGgacttagagggaaatttatagtgctAGATGCTTATACTAGTAAAGAGGGTCACACATCAGTGATCCCAGCTTCCACATTAAGAAAcctaaaaatgaagagaaagtcaAACCCAATGTAAGCAAAAgaggccagtgcggtggctcacgcctgtaatcctggcactttgggaggctgaggtgggcagatcacttgaggtcaggagtttgaaaccagcctggccaacatggcgaaaccccgtctctacaaaaaatacaaaaattagccaggctggtggctcatgcctgtaatcccggctactcaggaggctgaggcgggagaaatgcttgaacctgggagatggaggttgcagtgagctgagatcgccccactgtaCTGCAGCTTGGGCagaaaagcaagactctgtctcaaaaaaaaaaaaaaaaaagtaagcaaaagaaagaataaagataagagtgagagtcaatgaaaaaaaaaggacaacatTCAGTGAAACCgaaaagctatttcttttttttttttttgagacggagtttcactcttgttacccaggctggagtgcaatggtgagatctcagctcacggcaacctccgcctcctgggttcaggcaattctcctgcctcagcctcctgagtagctgggattacaggcacgcgccaccatgcccagctaatttttgtatttttagtagagacggggtctcaccatgttgaccaggatggtctcgatctcttgacctcgtgattcacccgcctcggcctccgaaagtgctgggattacaggcttgagccaccgcgcccggccaaagctATTTCTTTGAGGATCAATGTAATTGATAAATTTCTATCTGATtgttcagtaaaaaaaaaagccacaaattaccagtatcagaaatgagaaaggtGACATCACTTCATACTTCACAGATGTTGAAAGGATAagggaatattatgaacaactttatgctaATAAATTCAACAAAGTGTATGAAATGGGCAGTTTCTTGAGTGATACAAACTACATACATTCAGTCAAGAATAAAGTAACCTCAGCAGTTGTATATCCATTAAATAATTCAaccacatataaaaatgataatacatCATGACCACGTGAAGTATATCCCAAGGACACAAGATTGGTTTAACACTTTAAAAGCaatcagtatgctctatcatattAACAGACCATCAAGCAAAAAGATTCTCAACAGGcgcagaaaaacaaaatccaacttTTATTCCCCATtaaaaaaactctcagcaaaccagagaaaggatagtcttttgaACAGCCTTGAAAAAACTAATTAGCCACATACACAAAACATAAACtttgaattatatctcaaacCATAAACCCAAATCAACTTAAAATAGGTAATAGACCCAAATGCAAATCTTTAAAACTCTAAAACCCTTGTGACTTTGGGTGaggcaaagatttcttacatAAAGCAGTATCTGtataagaaaaacagataaattggactttctcaaaattaaaaacgtCTGCTCTGGGAAAGACTGttatgagaatgaagacacaatccAAAGGCTCAGTGAAAACATTTACAGatctcatatctgataaaggacttgtatccaaaatatacaaccAACTCCAAAACTCAGTAACGAGAAAATAAACAACCCAGTTAAAAGTGAgtaaaagaggccgggcgcggtggctcacgcctgtaatttcagcactttgggaggccgaggtgggtggatcacgaggtcaagagatcgagaccatcctggtcaacatggcgaaaccccgtctctactaaaaataaaaagaaattagctgggcatggtggcgtgtgcctgtaatcccttctactcaggaggctgaggcaggagaattgcctgaacccaggaggtggaggttgcggtgagccaagatcacgccattgcactccagcctgggtaacaagagcgaaactccgcctcaaaaaaaaaaaaaaagatttgagctCAACACTTCCTGCAGGGATGGGGAATAAACAGATGAAACAGTGTTCAACACCACTGGCCAACGGGAAAACGCAACTTAAAAACACGATTCCGTCTACTGCCACACACCTGttaaaatatctgaaattgaAAAGATGGACCATACCAAgcgctggcgaggatgtggaatGTAAAACCGTACAATCACcttggcagtttttaaaaaaggtttaacATACGGCTGCCATGGCATCCAGCCACTCCGCTCCTAGATATGgggtcaagagaaagaaaagtcttCATCCAAAGACCTGTACACAATGTTTGGATAAGCTTTATCTGTAAGAGTCGGcaccagaaacaacccaaatgcccacagcTGGTGAGTGGATGCACACCGTGGTACATTCATACGCTGGACCACGCGCTGGTAAAGGAAGTCCGCAttgatacacacaacacacaggcGAATCTAAAAGATGCTTGTGCCGAGTGAAAGAAGCTACACAAGTATATACTGTGTGATTCAACTTATGCAAATCTCAGGAAATGCAAAGTAATCAGTAGTGACAGAAGGCAGATCAGTGCTTGCCTGTGATGAGATGACCAAGAGGGAACCCAGGGTGTTTACTACacagattgtggtgatggtttcacaggagTATCCAAGTGTCAAAACGTATCAAATTGAAGTATGTGGCTTTATCAATTACGCCACGACAAAACTACTTTTTGAAAACCATGAGAACAGCCCAGGTCCAGCTCAAATGCCCCCATCCTGCATTTCCTGCCTTATACGCCGGGTGGAGGAGCTGGGGTCGTGCGCAGGAGAGGACATAAACGGACGGAGATCTAGCCCTACTCACCCCCTAGCATGGGTTTCCCGCAGACCCAGTGTCTTCAAGCCCCATAAGTCCGGTGCCAGAGGGAAGAGAGGATTTGCCCAGAGTGAGGGCCAGGGTCTCGACCCACAGCCCCTCCCGGCCCGCAGGCACCGCCCACACGCCACAACCACGCCCACACCCCCAAAACCACGCCCACAGCCCGCCCACAGCCCTTGCGACCTGGGTCTCAGAACCAGCTCCGTCTAAAGCCTCACACCGGCCCCTCCCACGCCCCGCCCCATCTCCCTCAATCCCCGCCCTACATTAGGCCCCGCCCCCAAACCCCGCCCCTGCCTAACTACAAGTCCCCTTCAGGTTTCCCTGCATGCCACGCCCCTTCCCCGCCCCTGCCCCTAGGCCCCGCCCCACGGGATCGACCCCCGCCAGTCTCCGCCTTTTGCCACGCCCTTCGGTCCAgaccccgcccctccccgcccctcgcCCACGCAGGCCGGAGCCGCGGCCTCCCCAGCGAGTGGTCGGGGGCGCGGGCGCAGGGGCAGCGGGGTCGCCGCCGCGCCGGGTGTTGCGGAGGGGTGTGGCGGGCTCCGAGAGGCCCGGCAGCGGCTCGCAGAGCAGCCTCCAGCCGCAGCCGCGCAGGTAAAGCCCTCACCCAGCCCCGGGAGCGTGGCTCCCCCGCTTACCCGTGCCCATCCCCCGCCGCGAGTGCCGGGTCCCGGGGTCCCAGGTTCCGGGGGTCCCAGGGCCGAGGGCCTAAAGGCTGGAGGTCCCGGGGTCCGCGCCCCGCCCGGCAGCTCTGCGCGCGGCCCCGCCATCCACGCCCAGAGCGGGCCGCGCGCACAGGGCTTGGCTTCTGTTTTCTCCGTTTCCTTCTCCGGGGGGTTGAAGAAAAGGCGCGGTTCCGTGCCCGGTGCGAGCCGCGACTCCGTCAGGGCGGGCGGGGAAGCGCATGCTGGGTTATTCCGATTTTCCGGGGTTGTGGGAGTCAGCCGGGCGATGGCCGCGGGAGTAGCCCCTGGCGCGCGAGCGCCCGCTGGTGCCCGGCCACGTGCCCGGCCTGACCCGCGCTCCAGGTTCGGGAGGAGCTCCAGCCGTCCCCAGCCTCCCGGCTTCCACCCTGAGGAGGGGCTTGGTGCTCCCAGGCCGCCGCCTCCCGGCCGCCCGGCGTTTGGTCCCCAGCGGTGCGGTAGGTGGCCAGGGCTGGCCGCAGTGACCACCGCCTGGGTCACGCAGGACCCCCTGGCGGTGCCAGCTCCCTGCACTTGTGCGATGCTCCTCCCAGGCACATACTGGGAGTCTCCAGAAGTAAGTTTCAGGCAGAGCTGTTTAACGAGGCGCCTCCCCACCCCAGACCCTTCAGTGGGCACTCGGCACCATCCCCACTGCGTTTCCCAGGTGACTGCAGCAGGCAGCGCTGAccacctccctccttcttccctacCCCCCTCCCTCCTGCTTCTTCCCTTTCAGAGCTGCCAGAGTGGAGCACACTGCTTCTCCCAGGGGGGCAGGACGGCGGGTTCGCGTCTGGTTGGAGGAGGCCTTGTCCCCGCGAAGAGTTCCATCCCCAGGCCGTAGCAGAGGGCACGTATCCCTGCCCCAGGCCAGGTCAGTATGGGCTCCATGGGCCCACCTCACCCCTCACTGCTGCTGGTCTTCGCCCGGGCGTcttgcctcttcctcctcttctgcctgTGCCTGGGAGACTCCTGCCCACAGCCCTGCCAGTGCCCTGACCACGTGGGGTCCGTGGCTGTAGACTGTAGCTTTCGGGGCCTGCAGGAGGTCCCCCAGGACATCCCCACCGACACCGTGCTCCTGAAGCTCCACGCCAACCAGATCTCCCACCTCCCAGATGGGGCCTTCCAGCACCTGCACCGGCTCAGGGAGCTGGATCTGTCCCGCAACGCCATCGAGGCCATTGGCCCCTCCACCTTCACGGGCCTGGCTGGGGGCCTGCGGCTGCTGGACCTGTCCTTCAACCGTATCCAGCGGATCCCCAAGGATGCCCTGGGCAAGCTCGGCGCCAAGATACGCCTGTCCCACAACCCCCTGCACTGTGAGTGTGCCCTGCAGGAGGCCCTGTGGGAGCTGAAGCTGGACCCAGACTCTGTGGACGAGATCACCTGCCACACCTCGGTGCAGGAGAAGTTCGTGGGGAAGCCTCTGGTTCAGGCTCTGGACGCAGGTGCCAGCCTCTGCAGTGTCCCCCATAGGACCACCGACGTGGCCATGCTGGTCACCATGTTCGGCTGGTTCACCATGGTCATCACCTATGTCGTGTACTATGTGCGCCACAACCAGGAGGATGCCCGCCGGCACCTGGAGTACCTGAAGTCTCTGCCCAGCGCGCCCGCCTCCAAGGACCCCCTCGGCCTGGGGCCCTAGTGTCTGTTCCAGCAGACCCTCGCCGGTGACTGATGCTGCTTCTGCTGTCCCCCGAGGCAGGTGTCACAGACATGTATGCTGTGCCCCACCCCCGCACTCGGGTGCAGCAGCACATTCAGGCAGGGAGGTTTTGCCACCAGATCCGCTCGACGGATGAGGAACCTGAAGCTTAGAGAAACGGAGTGACTGCCCGTGACGACACCGTCAGGAGATGATCCCAGTgggacttcagcctgggctgtCCATGGTGGCAGTCCTCTTTCCTTCTACCGTGgcagcctctgccacctgggGCCGCAGGCTGTGGATATGCACTCAGAGGAGGAAGGGCACACTCCACAGCGTGAGGGCTCACGAGAGGGGGCTTGGGTGCAGGTTCACCTGCTGAAGGCGCTGATAAGTCCTGTGCTGGGGAGCTGGCTTGCCCTCTTTGCCTACAGAGTGCATTGTGGGTAAACATGAGCCCTGTCAGTATGTTCCGAGTACATTGGAACATGAGCCCTGTTTCAGGAGCAAAGTAGCAGAGACCAGGTTTTTCTAGAGAGCTAAGTGGGATGTGCTGCTCACACTGTCCTTTATTCTCACAACGTTTGTTTTCAGTAACTCTAGTGCCAAAATTTCATTCCAGTGATGGGGTGAGCAGTACCGAGAGAGACCTGTGGGAAGTCCAGGGTCGATCGCCCAGGGGCAGGCAGCAGCCACACATGCGGGCCCTGCCTGCTTCCTGCCCCTCCGGCTGTGCCTGTTGTGGGAAGCCCTGCcctggcgtgatctcggctcactgcagcctccacctcccggactcaatcacttctgcctcagcctccccagtagctgggattatgggcatgcaccaccacacccagctaacttttgtagttttagtagagacagggtttcaccacgttggccaggccagtctcgaactcctggcctcaagtgatactcccgccttggcctcccaaagtgctgggattacaggtgtgagccaccgcgcctggccctgtgcCTTGCTTTTCTACTCACTGAGATCTAAAACAGCTCTTTTTCCAAGGCCAGGAGTACTGGTGTTTGATGTTTCAAGGCCAGTCAATGGGATGCTTCAGTTTCTCTAGCAACAGGACCTCTCTCTTTTCACCTTTGCTGCCAGGAATCTCAGAGATAATTTAGTGCTCGGTTTTCTTACCTTACTTCACATTCAGGTTAGGTATTACCTCCACCTATATGACAGTaattcctgattttatttttattgtctttttaatgagtgtttatattttaaagtactttcaGTATTTTTGGGGGGAGCAAATGAGTTCTCAGTGTACACTGTGTTGACTGAAATGTGTGAATGTAGAGATGTTTCACCAAGCAGATGCTTAAAAATGGTTAGCAGTTTCAGGTGGTTTCTGTTTGGAAAGCATCAGGCGATTTGAAGTGGAAGGTGAGAGCCTGTCCAGTGTGCGTGCTGGCCCTGCTGTGCCCAGTGTGTGCAGAGTGAGTCACGGGGGCGTCTGCATTGTGAGGGTCTTGGTGGGCTTTGCTCTGCTCCCCTGTGCAGATGCGGGGAGGGTGGGGAGCCGGGCCCAGTGTGTGAGTGGAGGCAGTGCCATCCCTGCCTGCTTCCCTCATGCCACGCTGCCTGAATGTCGCTGTGCTCGGAGGACGAAGACCTCCAGCGCTGCTCACCCTTCTGGTGAGAGCTAGAACAGAGTGCGCCGGTGCTGGGTGGGGCCACGTGGTCCTGGTGGTCCAGACAGGCCCAGCACGTGGCGGGGGGTCTGGTTCCACTGTTTGGAGGAAGTAGGCACTGACACGATGGAGTACCTGGGCCCGTGGGGGTTTCTATCTGGAGGACAAGTGGCTAGAAGCAAAGGATGAGGATGTGTGGGTGAAGGACTGGTGCCCTCCTGGCTCCCTGATGGATGCAGGCGGGGCAGGTGAACTGTTAACTGTTGCTGGCCTGGCCGCTGGGCCTGGGCTCATGTGGCAATTGGCATGCTCCTGCCACCCCTTCTCCATGCCAGGGAGCCTGTGGTGGGTTTGCCTGGCACGTGTGACCCCAGGTCCCAAGGAGAGTGTGGACCAAGGCGTGGGTGGTGAAGGCAGGCTCCTGGCTTGGCCCTGAGTCCTGTGGGTGCTGCCCAGTCCCATCTCACATTTTTAGGGGCTCTTTCCCTACTGCCAGGGGACTCATCATTTGCCCTAACCCTAATGCTAACCCCCAACCcaaccctcaccctcaccctggGAGAGGAGCCCAGGCCTGGGTCGCTCCTCCTTCTCGAGTTTCTTCTTGGGCTTCGGAGCCCCAGATACCTGCCCAGAGGCACACTGGTGTGCGGTGGGGTCCCCAGTGGGGGGTGGGCCCGGAGCTGATGTGGCCACCAGCAGAACCATCCTGATCCGTGGGGCCGTCCCTGGTGTGGTGGGGCTCCCTGGGACAGGAAAGCTACCCATGGCAGGGAGACTCCCAGGCCCAGTCCCCGCGCAGGCGGCACAGAAGCTGGCTGGAGCCTCTGGGGGTGCAGAGTATGGGCCTGCAGGGGTTGTGTGGCAGGCTGTGGGGCGTGGGGGATGCCGTCAGCTGCAGGGAGTGAGGAGGCCCCTCTGGTGGAAGGCCCTGTGGAGGGGAATCTGGCCCCAAGAGaccccagcctcct from Callithrix jacchus isolate 240 chromosome 21, calJac240_pri, whole genome shotgun sequence encodes:
- the LOC144580656 gene encoding uncharacterized protein LOC144580656, whose translation is MELFAGTRPPPTRREPAVLPPWEKQWSGVGRRLVKQLCLKLTSGDSQYVPGRSIAQVQGAGTARGSCVTQAVVTAASPGHLPHRWGPNAGRPGGGGLGAPSPSSGWKPGGWGRLELLPNLERGSGRARGRAPAGARAPGATPAAIARLTPTTPENRNNPACASPPALTESRLAPGTEPRLFFNPPEKETEKTEAKPCARGPLWAWMAGPRAELPGGARTPGPPAFRPSALGPPEPGTPGPGTRGGGWARLSQLLLLCFETCAHIVHALEWLTSVSSRNDPLRP
- the LRRC3 gene encoding leucine-rich repeat-containing protein 3, which encodes MGSMGPPHPSLLLVFARASCLFLLFCLCLGDSCPQPCQCPDHVGSVAVDCSFRGLQEVPQDIPTDTVLLKLHANQISHLPDGAFQHLHRLRELDLSRNAIEAIGPSTFTGLAGGLRLLDLSFNRIQRIPKDALGKLGAKIRLSHNPLHCECALQEALWELKLDPDSVDEITCHTSVQEKFVGKPLVQALDAGASLCSVPHRTTDVAMLVTMFGWFTMVITYVVYYVRHNQEDARRHLEYLKSLPSAPASKDPLGLGP